aacaaaagacaaaaaatatactatgctttaaccattttaaaatatccaataaatcaaataatactcagttaataaataaaattgaaaaaattttataaataattaaaaaagaataaaataaaatatataattctctaatacattaaataatgTGATCTATAATATAAAGAATAATAGCTAGAATGTAGTAAGTCAAagatatgaaaataatttataggaGTAATAACAGGAACATCATTATcaaattttagagaaaaaaattttattacggAAGTGACACATAACCAATTTCTTAAATGATGATGTCAGCTCTGTTTTGtctgttttgttttagttgtcCCTACTAAAACGTCACTTGAATATATACTGTAttataaattctttcctttTCATCCATGGCTTCCTGCTTCCTTACAACTATCATTTGCTTGCTCAAACAGCAGAGATAAAGATAACTTATCAAATTGAGGGTAAAGGTAAGTAATTACTTCTATACTGTTGAAGTGTTGATGTATCGTCTTGAAATATTCTAAAATCTTGTAATGTATTCAATTATCCAGAATCTTAGTTAATTGTTGGAAGCACATGAAAAATTCTAACAACCTCCGACAAGTTTTTGCTTGTACCGTAGCTGTAACTACTGCTCTGCGTATCACAGTCTCAATGAATAATCTTACTTCTTGTTATTTATAGAATTCCATTTTTGGATTTCTTATTTATGATCATCATTCCTCTTTTTCTGGGTTTTCCCTTTTTAGCCTATTTTTTTGTTCTCTTTTCCTCTTATTTTAGGAATTTCCTTTATGGGTTTCTTTATATTGTCTAAATGCATCTGGGTTTCTTAGCGTTTGAATTGCAATGTTCATTCTTCTCATTCAtcattcaaatcatcaaatttATTCTTTGCACTGTGTGTGTGTTTGGATGGAGGGAAATGAAGATCAAGGAAACAGAGGGAAGGGAATAAATCTTTCCACCATCGGAAAGATTGGAAGGAAAACACTTCCCTTTCCTTCCCTTCTCTTAACTCTCCTTTCTAAGATGTTACCAATCACACTTCTAGGTTAGGTTAAACTAACATTAATTTTGCAAGAGATTGTGTTTTGAAAGTTGATTGGCTCGGAACAGCTTAAAGATGGGAAGGGCTAGGATCACGATTCGAAGACTAGAAAGTTGGCAAAATCGTCAAATAACGTATTCAAAACGGCGTCCCGGACTCCTAAAAAAAGCAAAGGAGTTGTCCATTTTATGCGACATTGACATTGCTCTGGTCATGATCTCTCCCTCTGGGATATTATCATCATTTCATGGAGAGCGTAGGTGTGTTTTTATTGCTAACATTCTTTgtcaatttgtttattattgatcagtaaaataaataaaactatttGATGCTCTAAACTATTATTAGCAGATTGTTTAGCTACTTGATCATTTTCTAGGTAGTCGTGTTGCATTCTAGATGATGTTTTCCACCAAGGCTCAAATTCAATAGAAGATAACCTTTTTTTATCAGTAGCAATGTTGTGTGAGTCCGACTTCCCAAACTCCGCCCTGAGTGGGAGCCACAAAATGGCATTGGGCcatggggtaatggaatgttgtttgGATATGAATTTAGGAAACAAAGGAAATAATATCCCGTCAAATATCTCACCTTCCTTTTCCAATGATTCCTTCAATCCAAGCAAGGTGTTAGGAGGATTGTTCTAAAATGTAATTTTCATCACTGAAATTTTCACTAGACTGCTCTAAACCGgagtaaaaattgacaaattctttGAAAGCCTatgcaatttcaaaaattttgatatttttctaacaattttgtatcttcaaacacttaacatatattacataatttaatattgatgcTTCTTATTTTTCGGGACCCTGTGCggtcgaacatgttgaacatgctcagtTCTTTAGTTGCCATTAGATATTTAATAGATAGTATCTGTGTGAAGTGCATGTGCTAAATTGGTTACATGGGTGGCATTAATTGTTGAGACTGATAGCATTTAGTTGCCTAATGTAAACCAATACATTATTAGCAGGGGCGaagcaaaaattgacaaattataTGAAGGCCCtatgcaattttaaaaattataatatttttctaacaactttGTATTTTTCAACATTTAACGTATACTAAGTAATTTAATGTTGAGGCCCCGAAAGATTAGGGGTCCTGTGTGGTCGAACTtgttgaacatgctcagaacCTACCATGAATATCAGAGCTATTCTTTcaatataattatgaaaatcTGAAGTGTTATGTATGTGCATATTATTTCAGCAACCTTGAACAAGTCATCACCAAGTATGCGCAAGTGAGACAGGTAGAAAGGACACACAGGTTTGAGCTTACGTGACTGTAACATTAACACTATTTTTTCGGTTTTGAAAGCTGTTTTTAATTGTTGCTTTTATTTGTGCAACAGGAAGTTGGAAACTCTTGAAGTAATAATGCAATTTCTCGACCTATAGTGTATAGAGGATTTAGTTTTGTGATTCTCATGCAGACCTCTTTTCCTTTGTTTTCACATTCTTCTGTACATAGGCCTTGAAGAAAAGATTAAAGGAAATTGACCATGATGTAAATATAGACGAGTTTATGGGTTCAAGGTATGtagttttgattttgttaaatCTTCATTTAAAGCACAAGCCCCAAAAGAAATTTgatgttgtttttattttccttgCAGTAGTCCTAGTCCTGAGGTATGATTTGTTGCCCGTACACTTGATGGACTGTCTATGCAGAGATAAGCTCATTCCTAATGCTCAATATGTTTATGTCATCTGAACAGATTTTGGCCAGCCAAGTGGACTTATTGCAAGCAAAAATTGCAGCAGCAGAAAACAGTCTGAGGTGCATCTCTCTGTCTTATAACTCTTCAAATATTACTTCCTTTTTCTCACGGGatcatattcatatttatatagGGTGTGCAAGAAAATTTAATTGCGCaatgttttaatttgtttatgttGGTGCCTGTTTTCACATAATGTATGAACATACGAGATTTCGAATCCTAGCTCAACTTGAAATTGCTGTTAGTACTATGTGCTTTTTATATATCTTTAGATTTCTTATGTTATTGATCTCATATGGTGAGTTCTGTCAAGTGAAGGCTCGTGATGTTTTGAGATCATTCTGTTAAAAATGTCATATGCCCTTACCTATTTAGTGCTTAGTTTGCTTCATGGTACTTCTATTGGCAGTTTGTGGAGAACCCTTGATCAGATAAACAATGTGGAGCAACTACAAGAGATGGAAAGTTCTTTATGTGAATCACTTAACCAAATTCGTCTACTTAAGGTATGAATTAAATTTTAGTGTAGTTCTTTACCTACTTTCTTTCCCTCACCATTCCCATTCTACTGTTACATGTTCTTAAGTTTTGGTGAATGGTTGGTGTAATTTGTAGGATATAAATTCCTAGTGGTAGTATGTGTGGAcctttttttatgaaatattttagaaattccTTCTTTTTGTAAGTTCATCATAGAATCCATTTTGGAGCGATAAATCCTATAAGccaacaaaacaccaaaactTTCTCTAAGGAATTCATTGTGGATCTCTAAGCTTGGCTAAAGGTGGGTAGTGGTAGGCTAGTGATAACCTGCTTATAACATTATCACATCTTATGTCATGATCCGAATTATATTGAACTTAGGTATATTGTTAAGTATGTGAGAGTTTCTAGTTTCTAGGTTCTCGCCAACAAACAACGCACCACATCACCCGAATGGTGTAgtttttaaatatgacatgGTTGCTTGGTCGCTACTCGAAAGCGGCTTGCCACATCTCCTGAATGTGTGCCAAATAAGCAATGGTTGTTAGGTTTTAGGGATATGAGACATAAGAAAAGTATTGGATCTAAGCTAAGAGTTGACATTTTGGAATGTTAAAACTCTTAAAGAAGTATTTGGAGCTAGTAGATGTTAGAAATAAAGTGTAATATCAACATTCTTTGTATCTATGAGATATGAGATAATATAGGTGACAAAATGGGTTAGTGAAAATTCTATGGCATTTAAAACACAGAAGAAAATACGCAAATTGTGCAATTCAGGATAAGATAGAAAGAGAATTGGAGTTGGTTTTATAATGTATCAGTGATTAGCTCAAAATGTAGTGAAGATATGCTGAATTATGAAAGTCAAATTTGTGTATGATAGAGATATAATTAATATCAGATGATAGAGAAATATAAAATGTCATATGTGCATAGAAATTTTGGAAGGAGTTAGAAGTTGTGATGAAGTATCTTAGCCTCAAAAAGTTCTATATTGACGGTCATTTGAATGGTTATGTTGGGCAAACACAAAATGACTTTGAGAGTCTCcatgaaaatttatatggaACCATGGATAATATATTTTGGAGTTTGGACAATCATACAAGTTGTTTGTATTTAACACGTAGCACATACAGCATGAACACTAATTGGTAACTTATACAAGTGGAGTGCATGCTATCCAAACTGATTACTTCTTAACTAGGAGAATTTTCCAGACTATAAGGTCATACCAAGTTAATGTGTAGTCACTTAGCACAAACTCCTTTCCTCAATATTCATATGAAATCAAGCCTACGCTAGAATAAAATCCAAGAACAAGAAAGAATTAAATGGTGAAACCTAAAAGAATGGCATGGTAAAAATTTTTCTTATAAGGTCATTGAAAAGCTATTCATGATAAATGTTTGAGTTACTCGTGCGGCTAAGGCATGGTGCAAAAATACAATTTCGGACATAGTCAAAGGTCGTGAAACAAATTTTGGGGTCAATGCACATGATTTTGCGGTTGTCTCGACTTATATATGGATCCTAGTAAGCTCAAAATCCTTTATGATAGGCTTGCAATATGGTGATACAGCCTTACGTGGGTATAGCTTTAGAAAATTGTAGGAGTAAGGAGAATATTGCAAAATATAAGGATGTCAAAACTAATTAAGATGTACTTATGATAAAGTTCAAAGTGTACTAAGAGTTATATGCGTATGAAGAGTTATATAAGAGAAGAGGAACTGAATCTCTATAGGATGGTCAATAGGAGATAAGCGCTTAGAATGGATCTTAGTAGGTAAAGtgtattaagaataaaatatgaaacaTTTATTCAAAGATGAATAAATCATAGATATATGGAAGGTGATTTTTTATGAGCTCTTGGGGAAGCAACAAAAGACATCTTAATGaaatcaattaaaaacaaaGTAGAGGTGGAAGATGCTTTGAAGAAAATGATGCAAAAATAAGCATTAATTCCAATTATATTCTTATTGAAGCTTGATaaaatggtaatattagggTGGATATGATAGATTTAGTTAATTAACCTTGTTAACGAGATATATAGTAGGTATACGATGCCAAAAGAATGGAGGATAAGTACTATAGTACCTATGTACAAAACAAAGGGGATGTGTAAGACTACTCTAACTATCAAGTATTTAAGCTTATGAGCCACGCCATAAAATTATGGGAAAGGGTGATAGAACACATTTTAAGTTGGGAAAGCAATTCTGAAAACCAATTTGGTTCTATGCCACAACATTCTAAGCTATCCATGTAATGTGGAAACAAAGGGAATGATACCAGAGGAGGTACTTTGGTGAGTTATGGCAAAGAAGATTATGCCACATAAGTATATCATTATAGTTCAAGATATGTATGAGAAAGCATAAACCAATGTTAGGAAAAGGGGGGAGTGATAGAAGACTTACTAATCACGATTGGTAGACATTAAGCTTCTACTTCTAGCCTTTTTGATCCTAGATGAAATGACGAGCCCTATTATGGTAATTTCTATGGTGCATGTTGTTTgcctattatatttttttaatatataaaataagagaTGGGATTATGTTTAACTATATGGAATGTTGTTTTGACAAAATGATCATAGGCACATAGTAGATATGTGGTTTAGTTAGATACAATGTGCGTGGCTTAAATGGAGCCTTGTAACCGACATATTATATGAACCAACACTATTATATTATTGAAAATGGTGGACCTCAGAAGAGACCATTGTAGAAAAAGGAGGTAACTGAGATGTTCAAAATGAAGACATAAGAAAGGGCATAGAacatattgaagataaaatgaGGAATAATCGTCTACATTAGTTTGATCATGTTCTAAGAACACCGAAAAATGCACCAGCTAAAAAAGTTTAAGGGTGGAACTTTGAGAAAGTGGAAGAGGTAGGCCAAAGATGACGTTGATTATAAGAGTGAGGAATGACTTGATGTATCGGAATTTGTAGTAACTTAGGACAATGGATAGGAATGAATGGAGCAAAAGAATATACGTGGACAATCATCCTAAAGGATGTTCTTAGTTGTAGATTAGTATCAAAGATAAGGGCTAAAATAAAGTTTATTCTTTGTTAGCGATGATCTCTCATAGTGATTCATTTTAGTTCATATAGCCAACTCCATATAATTGGGATAAAGGCTTTGGCAGTGTTGTATATTGTTTGTTAATcttgttttttgattttaaaaatccAACATTCTAGTTTTCAATATGTGTTGATAACTAACACCTAAAGGTCCTCATCTATCAGGGAAATTTGGAACATGAACGCCTTATGTCTCCAGACATCAGTAGCCAGGTAAGAAATTATGTATTCCTCAATATGAAACTCTTTTCCATGGCCGGACTGCTTCTCTATAAATGGAACATTTTACAACCAGTGTTTGTTTTTCAGTTTCAAGATGGAATGAATATGCCTTTGATGACGAGTAATTTGCAAGAAAGTCAGCCCTTATTGTGGAATCCAAGCATCGGAATTCAACAGATGATGTTGCATGACGACTTAAACTTGTTACCTCACAGGTGAGAACACCCTTATATGCTTCTGGTGAACTCTTTTTATGTGCGACAATATACAAGAATAATTGTAATTGTTTTACATCATTTCATATGACTATGTGTGGAAAATCCTATGCCGAAGTCCcaaatacaaaaaaaagaagataaCCAAACAGGATTTACCACAAAATTTACTTGTAAACCATATGCCAAGTTCTTTAGTTAGTATCATTGCTGccatttattaccacctaaGGCGACCCAAACGGGGTGGCGGTAAGGGTATTTGTGAATGATTGCTATTCTTTGATACGTCTTACCATGATGTGGCTGTTTGATTGACTTTTGACATTTGAATTTTTGGTTGGTCAAAAAGCTAAacaagtgtttggtaaatggcttttaagctcAGTTGACTTTAAAGCCACAACAAAAAAgcttgtttcggtaatgaaacgaggaagtgcgaaAGACACtcaaaatacctggagattagtggaagtgtgatcaagagaagcAACTTGTGGGAGGAAGTggcttgaattcctgcaaaacaactcgttagccttgtccgggggtgatctcccggaaaacccctccgacgctcaagttagaacgagGATATGAGAGTATGGTACAGAATGAATACGAAAAGATGCAGTGGGTGATGTTATTGGAATGTTGGTAGGCTGATGAAGAGGAGTATGAGCAAGGATGCTTAagaggattattttcagatgatCCTTCCTTCTTGGTGGCTGCCCCTTATTTATAATGATGGAAAGGAAGTTATTCCTGAGGAGGAGTGgatgatcatgggagtaatgggcaGCAGCTGGTGGTTATGATGGAGAATGGAAGATAGTGGGCAGTTATCTACCTTGGAAGAAGGATGATCAAAGAATGTGGGTGAATGGGAAGTTGAGTCAAACAGGTGATTATTA
This Amaranthus tricolor cultivar Red isolate AtriRed21 chromosome 13, ASM2621246v1, whole genome shotgun sequence DNA region includes the following protein-coding sequences:
- the LOC130797561 gene encoding agamous-like MADS-box protein AGL65 isoform X1, with product MGRARITIRRLESWQNRQITYSKRRPGLLKKAKELSILCDIDIALVMISPSGILSSFHGERSNLEQVITKYAQVRQVERTHRKLETLEALKKRLKEIDHDVNIDEFMGSSSPSPEILASQVDLLQAKIAAAENSLSLWRTLDQINNVEQLQEMESSLCESLNQIRLLKGNLEHERLMSPDISSQFQDGMNMPLMTSNLQESQPLLWNPSIGIQQMMLHDDLNLLPHRDMTCNLNASLHGPSNYYGDAIAGMDNAGQYDNTRPECSSLNEQTANACMGVPSGDTYTYSPYTNTSILEEQKMMEDNRVNLQDDQMDYQIAAQFDMPTSIYDTSITMADNRGNFQGNQMDYQIAGQFDTPTSIGTRHRPQVPQPNSPGFPLQ
- the LOC130797561 gene encoding agamous-like MADS-box protein AGL65 isoform X2, which produces MGRARITIRRLESWQNRQITYSKRRPGLLKKAKELSILCDIDIALVMISPSGILSSFHGERSNLEQVITKYAQVRQVERTHRKLETLEALKKRLKEIDHDVNIDEFMGSSPSPEILASQVDLLQAKIAAAENSLSLWRTLDQINNVEQLQEMESSLCESLNQIRLLKGNLEHERLMSPDISSQFQDGMNMPLMTSNLQESQPLLWNPSIGIQQMMLHDDLNLLPHRDMTCNLNASLHGPSNYYGDAIAGMDNAGQYDNTRPECSSLNEQTANACMGVPSGDTYTYSPYTNTSILEEQKMMEDNRVNLQDDQMDYQIAAQFDMPTSIYDTSITMADNRGNFQGNQMDYQIAGQFDTPTSIGTRHRPQVPQPNSPGFPLQ